One segment of Leptodactylus fuscus isolate aLepFus1 chromosome 7, aLepFus1.hap2, whole genome shotgun sequence DNA contains the following:
- the LOC142214636 gene encoding NACHT, LRR and PYD domains-containing protein 6-like, which produces MSYVAPPGDLSGGGHEVGIDDETQKFYKKLCQYKDHALRLTYEYFEDDLLYIVENTSPHSLLHELKSRNIPDVEEYQCLLEDRKRLAQILLRDIHGLGRRGVIALWVSLYVLQRERSSTTLQAVLDELYAEDITLVDKIILDKSGHCLPPNLTEVQNCHKKYLYDKTEKLIENKPPGCNQGEESFPSSTRYVNLVTVSTGHFRKHSENELIETGVRHEEYLKETQKELQRIYLNKMFRWCHRSGLVPHMVMVSGVPGVGKTTLMQKFVYDWVKGDLYQRFSFVFFFKFRELNRLEDKVSLETMILHQYPYLEEQLENILQDPEKLLFIFDGLDESNHTMDFTSRHLCSHPKQLGHCGQIVVSLLRKSLLNGCSVLMTSRPTRLASIDCNVFERIVEIIGFFPEERKIYFENFFSNPELSEKAFTYVKQNATLYTFCYLPSYCWIICTVLSRSFQTTSSDQQVTLLPRTVTQLFAIFVANILSNHSLEKSDAQKILQSIGWMGEHGVMNHQIIFEDRDLDSFYVDKKSKLLSSFLMESEEPVTYSFLHLTVQEFFSALVHYTDYSPENLQKSLEKAKSYPDGRGEIFLRFLCGLSDSTTRSILTGYLDKQAAQASRDVITWLKNFILEDQKLEESEDKKRHLLRTFYYLFESRNKALVLESLQSLRSLDLSGVHMSALDCTVLAFIMEICTHIEELNLTGCSLDTEGLERLSSVLHNLQNLR; this is translated from the exons ATGTCTTATGTGGCTCCACCTGGAGACCTAAGTGGAGGTGGCCATGAAgtagggatag ATGATGAAACCCAGAAATTTTACAAAAAACTTTGTCAGTATAAGGATCATGCCCTGAGACTCACATATGAATATTTTGAAGATGATCTACTCTACATTGTGGAGAACACGAGTCCTCACTCACTTCTACATGAACTCAAGTCCCGAAATATCCCTGATGttgag GAATACCAATGTCTACTAGAAGATAGGAAAAGATTGGCCCAAATTCTGCTACGTGATATTCATGGCCTCGGAAGACGTGGTGTGATAGCGCTGTGGGTTAGTCTATATGTCCTACAACGGGAACGTTCCTCTACTACTTTACAAGCTGTATTGGATGAACTCTATGCGGAAG ATATAACTCTGGTGGATAAAATTATTCTGGATAAAAGTGGGCACTGCCTTCCACCGAACCTGACAG aaGTTCAAAACTGTCACAAAAAATATCTGTACGATAAAACTgagaaacttatagagaacaaacCTCCAGGATGTAACCAGGGAGAGGAAAGTTTCCCCTCGTCTACACGTTATGTGAATCTCGTCACTGTCTCCACTGGTCACTTTAGGAAACATTCTGAGAATGAGCTCATAGAGACCGGGGTAAGACATGAGGAATATTTAAAGGAAACACAAAAAGAACTACAACGTATTTACCTCAACAAGATGTTCCGTTGGTGCCACCGATCTGGACTTGTACCACATATGGTAATGGTGAGCGGAGTGCCTGGCGTAGGGAAGACCACACTGATGCAGAAGTTTGTCTATGACTGGGTGAAGGGCGATCTCTATCAAAGATTCTCTTTtgtctttttcttcaaattccgaGAACTCAACAGACTTGAGGATAAGGTTAGTCTGGAGACCATGATCCTTCATCAGTACCCATATCTGGAGGAGCAGCTGGAGAACATCTTACAAGATCCAGAGAAACTTCTCTTTATATTTGATGGATTAGATGAAAGCAATCATACAATGGATTTCACATCACGTCACTTGTGCTCTCATCCTAAACAGCTCGGACATTGTGGTCAGATTGTGGTTAGTTTGTTGAGAAAGTCTCTTCTTAATGGTTGTTCTGTCCTAATGACCAGTCGTCCAACCAGACTGGCATCAATCGATTGTAATGTTTTCGAGCGAATAGTAGAAATTATTGGATTCTTTCCAGAAGAACGAAAGATTTACTTTGAAAATTTCTTCtccaaccctgaactgtcagaaaAGGCTTTTACTTATGTGAAGCAGAATGCCACCTTGTACACGTTCTGTTACCTCCCGTCCTACTGCTGGATCATCTGTACTGTATTATCCAGGAGCTTCCAGACCACAAGTAGTGACCAGCAGGTGACATTATTACCCAGAACAGTGACACAACTCTTTGCCATATTTGTCGCCAACATTCTGTCCAATCACAGCCTGGAGAAAAGTGACGCTCAGAAGATCCTGCAGTCCATCGGATGGATGGGAGAACATGGAGTCATGAACCACCAAATTATTTTCGAAGATCGAGATCTGGATTCTTTTTATGTTGACAAGAAGTCAAAGCTCTTATCAAGTTTTCTGATGGAATCGGAGGAACCTGTGACCTATTCCTTCTTACATCTCACTGTCCAGGAATTCTTCTCTGCCCTGGTCCATTATACTGATTATTCTCCGGAGAATTTACAGAAATCACTAGAGAAAGCCAAATCCTATCCTGATGGACGTGGTGAGATATTCCTCCGTTTCCTGTGTGGTCTATCAGACAGCACCACCAGGTCAATACTAACTGGATACCTGGACAAACAAGCAGCTCAGGCCTCCAGAGATGTTATCACTTGGCTGAAGAACTTTATTTTAGAAGATCAGAAGCTGGAGGAAAGTGAGGACAAGAAGCGACATCTTCTCAGGACATTCTACTATCTCTTTGAATCCCGGAATAAGGCTCTAGTGCTGGAATCATTACAATCACTCAGAAGTTTGGACCTTTCTGGTGTTCACATGTCAGCTCTAGACTGCACAGTGTTGGCTTTCATCATGGAAATCTGCACACATATAGAAGAACTCAATCTAACTGGATGTTCCTtagacactgaaggattagagagACTTTCATCAGTGTTACATAATCTACAGAATCTGAGGTAA
- the SCNM1 gene encoding sodium channel modifier 1 produces MSFKREGDDGSQLNVLKKRRVADLLASYIPEDEALLLANGRYACTVCHHRPVFDTIDMLSVHRSGKKHVACLQRFYGKKAAHKNEVQKWQHQQYVRAEEAGEQAPAPLLEKTKRITHNALLKAAPYNSRCTRNRPGDEGRKSSSSMVEEPPKSLSSPQSSSPLNSPPDLPKNTAETSCTEPRSSSTGICRPSQLKKNSKNKNKTQKSSDKGEEPNADPERRRVMEHHLTLRSSGWIPDGTGKWVKDENVEFDSDEEEPPEIPAP; encoded by the exons ATGTCGTTTAAACGGGAAGGGGACGATGGCAGCCAGCTGAACGTGTTAAAG AAAAGAAGAGTGGCCGACCTATTGGCCAGCTACATCCCCGAGGACGAGGCGCTGCTCCTGGCCAATGGCCG GTACGCCTGCACCGTGTGTCACCACAGACCGGTCTTTGATACCATCGATATGCTGTCCGTGCACCGGAGTGGGAAGAAGCATGTAGCGT GTCTGCAGAGATTCTACGGGAAGAAGGCGGCTCACAAGAACGAGGTCCAGAAGTGGCAGCACCAGCAGTATGTCCGGGCCGAGGAGGCCGGGGAGCAG GCCCCGGCCCCTCTTCTGGAAAAGACAAAGAGAATTACCCATAATGCATTGTTGAAGGCTGCACCATATAACAGCCGCTGCACCAGAAACAG GCCAGGAGATGAGGGAAGGAAGAGCAGCTCATCTATGGTGGAGGAACCTCCAAAATCATTGTCTTCTCCACAGAGCAGCTCTCCACTAAATAGTCCACCAGACCTGCCCAAGAACACAGCAGAGACGTCCTGTACTGAGCCAAGGAGCAGCTCCACAG GTATCTGCAGACCGTCTCAGTTAAAGAAAAATAGCAAGAACAAGAATAAGACACAGAAATCTTCAGATAAAGGGGAGGAGCCTAATGCTGACCCTGAGAGGAGGCGAGTAATGGAGCACCACCTGACCCTGAGGAG CTCTGGGTGGATTCCAGACGGGACAGGGAAGTGGGTGAAGGACGAAAACGTGGAGTTTGACTCTGACGAGGAAGAACCTCCAGAAATCCCAGCGCCATGA